The genomic window TGATCGCTGATGAGTGTGGAGAACGTGGTCGGACTCATCGTCGCCGTCTGTCTGCTCGGCTGTCTCGTGGCCGCCCTCATCAACCCGGAGAAGTTCTGAAGCTCGACGAACCGCCGGGCGGCGCATCGCGGCCGCCGACCCGCCCGGGACGGCTCAAGGTCTTCCTCGGTGCCGCCCCCGGCGTCGGCAAGACCTACCGGATGCTCGACGAGGGCAGGCGCAGGGCCGCGCGGGGCACCGACGTGGTGGCGGGATACGTGGAGTGTCACGGCCGTCCGCTGACCGAGGCGAAGCTCGACGGCCTGGAGGCCGTGGAGCGGGCCCGGATCGAGTACCGCGGCCGAACGTACCCCGAGCTCGACCTGGACGCCGTGCTCCGGCGGCGTCCCGAGGTGGCGCTCGTCGACGAACTCGCCCACTCGAACGTACCGGGCTGCCGCAACGCCAAACGCTGGCAGGACGTGGAGGAACTGCTCGCCGCAGGCATCGACGTGGTCACCGCCGTCAACGTCCAGCACCTGGAGTCCTTCAAGGACGTCGTCGAGAAGATCACGAGGGTCCCGCAGCACGAGACCGTCCCCGACGACGTCGTACGCCGCGCACACCAGATCGAGCTCGTGGACATGCCCCCCGAAGCCCTGCGGCGGCGGATGGCCCACGGCAACATCTACCCGCCCGAGAAGGTCGACGCCGCGCTCGCCAACTACTTCCGGGCGGGCAACCTCACCGCGTTGCGCGAACTCGCGCTCCTGTGGGTGGCCGACCGGGTCGACGAGGCGCTCCAGAAGTACCGTTCGGAGCACGGGATAGGCGGCGTCTGGGAAACCCGCGAACGCGTCGCCGTGGCACTGACCGGCGGTCCGGAGGGCGAGACGCTGATCCGCCGGGCCGCCCGGATCGCCGCGCGGTCCGCACGGGGCGAACTGCTCGCCGTGCATGTGGCGCGCAGCGACGGTCTGGCAGGGGGCAGCTCGGCCGCGGCCCTCGGCCGCCAGCGACGGCTCGTCGAGAGCCTGGGCGGCAGCTACCACTCGGTCATCGGCGACGACGTACCCACAGCGCTCGTGGAGTTCGCCCGCGCCGAGAACGCCACCCAGCTCGTCCTCGGCACCAGTCGGCGCGGCCGGCTGG from Streptomyces sp. FIT100 includes these protein-coding regions:
- the kdpF gene encoding K(+)-transporting ATPase subunit F encodes the protein MSVENVVGLIVAVCLLGCLVAALINPEKF